TTACCGACCGCAATGCGACACTCATTAAGATCGAGACGTCCCGCCTTGTTTCCTCCACAGTCGTTGTGGACCGTACCATCCCCCGGTTCCGGCGGACTTGCCGCTGCGGGCGAAAATATGGCCATCAACGTTGCCAAGCTCACTACGATTACCCAACCACGATCTCCCAACATGATATTCCCCCGGCTTTTCCGGCGTGGTTTGGTGGCATCGTGGCTACAAAGACCTTTCGCCGCAACGGGCAATCTTGGCCGGCACGACCGGGGAAAAGCTTAAATGGGCTTCAGGCTGGCTAGAGTTCGTTCAGGAAATGCCAAATACGGTTGGAAGGGCAGGAGTTGCGATGAGGGCGGTCCTTTGGGCTCTAATCATCGTGGGCCCCCTAATGGCCGGCTGCGTTTCTACAGACGCCCCAGTCGAAATACAGCTGGTCCCCGAAGCTACGACGGCGTCGAATCTAAAACCCGTAGTCATCGCCGTACTTGATACCGGCGTTGCGCCGTACCACGAAATTTTTGCCCAGAGTTACGACCCGGGACGTTCGGCCACTGTCAGGGGACTCGCCGCACAAACTTGGGGGCCCGTCCCCGCCGTCGATCTCCAAATTGGTCCCGGCGATGATGGTACTTTTACGAATCGACTGGAGTCGGACAAGGCAGTATGGGCCACCCTTCGGAACGAGACACTCTATTACTTCAACGGGACAAATGTATTCGGTTACTCCATGCCGTCAACATTCAATCCGCCGTTCCCACATTCCTCTGTTTCCGCGTCAGAACAGGTACCGGTACTCGACGAGGATGGACACGGAACCGTCATGGCCTCAATAATCGCGTCGGCCGGTGCCATCGTGGTCGCGATCAAGATTCCGAACGCCTACTATGAGAACCAGCAGGAGGTCACACGGAATACCGCCAGAGCCCTCGATTGGATTGCAAACCAAACCTGGATTGACTTCGTTTCGTATTCATTCGGTGTTCGAGGAAATCCCCCCACGCCTTGGGACGCCGAAATGCTGTCGGGAATCAAGAACGTAGGCGCCAAGGGAAAACTCTTCTTCACGGCATCTGGAAACGAGCCTTCGACCGTAATCACCTCTGGGGCACAGGGACCGCCGGAGGCAATCGCCGTTGGTGCCTTCCACAACGCGTCTCATGGTGACCGCCCCGATACAGGAAAACAGATGGACTACGTTTCCGACTACGTCATGTGGGTTATCGATCCACACTCTAGAGCCGGCTGGAATTGGAATTCCGGCACATCCCTTTCTGCACCCTACGCGGCCGGAACTGCGGCCGCAATTCTCCTTGAGCTTCGGAGGGCCACTCCGGACCGAAGTTTGTCCGCCGCCGAAATTCGAAATGCACTCAACGTGTCCGCGAAATATTGGCGCGCTTCAGATTGGCAAGAAAAAATTACCAACTACTCAGATCCCGGCGATGGCGTTTTCCTTGGCGGCTCGGCCCCCATCCTCCCCACGCCCTGGGTCCAGATGGGCTGGGGTTACGTCGGTCCCGAAATCGTCCCGGCCGCCGTCGCCTACTTGAAGGGCGAATCCACTCCTCCCCCTAAGCCCGCCGAGGCCATCCAGTACATGGAGACCACTTACGCTCTTCGCGAGGCGTATTGGGCGCAGCGCGGCGATCTCGCGTCGTGATGCCACCAGATCGCAGACGGGCTCCACCTGCGCCGGTGCCCCGCAGCCAACGTCCTGCATTCGTAGCCCACCACATTCTCGCCCTTCAAGGCGCGGCCCCTTTCTCTCGGACACAGGGCCCACCGGGGCCACGACTTGAGGCGAAACGCGATGAAAAGAGTCACAAGCATCCTGTTGGGCCTGTTAACGATGACAGCCATCTTCGGTTCCGGGTTAGCTTCGGCGTCGCACACCGCGAACGAATGCGCCGATCCGAGCTATTCTGAGGTCCTGTGCCCTGATCCGACGGCGAACGGCGCCTCCTGCCTCTCCTATGGCATCGTCATCATCGAGCGCGACCAGACCGCTTCCCTCTTCGGCGGCAACGTGCTCGGCGACGCGGTGATCGACTATTCCGAGAGTCGTGCTTGGACGTGGGCGATCCCCGGGCCCTGGCCACCGATACCCCCGCCGCCCCACCAGGGACAACCCGGTTTGATGGCTCCGCCGGGGGACCCATCGGCCCACGCTGACGCCAACCAGATGGGCGTGACATACACGAACATGTTCCTCGGCATCGGCCTCGACACAAAGACGGTGTTCAGCCGGTGCGACGTGCTCGCGATAGAGGATCCCGTCGATGGGCTGTACACGGAGGCCTACGGCCGCGCAGGTGTCGAGGACTTCGAGCTCTCGCTATTCGGTGGCACGCTTCAGTTGAACGCGGAAGTCCTCGACTACGAGGAGCAGGCGATCGGCCTTCCGTGGGTCACATGGGCGGCGGCCGCCTGCGACGTGGCGGAACTGGAGGTCGTGCCCGTCACGTCCTTCGCTTACTGTCCGCCCCCGAATTCCGGTCTCGGTGCCCTGATCGTGACCGTCGAGGTCAACGAGGAGTGGGGGCCGGTCCCGAACAGCGCCGGGCAATGGGTGTACGGCGGAGCCGCGCTCCACGTGACCGTCTATGGTGGCGTGTCGCAAGTCGACATATACGTGGGTTACGTCTCCGTCGCCGTCACCGGTGGTACTCCGATGCCGCCGATCTGGGTGAGCGATCCGTGCCTCTCTGGCATCACGCCACCCGCGCTCGGCATCTGCTGATTCCGCGGCCAACGGCGCATCGCCGGTCGTCCCTGATGGCCGGCGCATCTTCTTTTTCAAGGCTTTCTAAAAAGGAGGATCGTTTTCCCGGTCCGCACGACAGTTCCGTTATCGACTTTCTGCACGGCCCCCCGGGGGAGCCGTTTCCAGTCCACGTACGTGCCGTTGCTACTGTAGAGGTCGGCGACCTCGAAACCGCCCGGGACGCGGCGCACTTCCGCGTGCCTCGTGCTCACGAACGGGTCGTAGTCGAGGCAGACGCCTGAATTCGGGTCGCGCCCGATGAGCCAGGGGCCGTTGCCGGAAAGGGTCATGGTCGAACCGATGCGCATCCCGTGGACGATTGTGAGGCGGGGAAGGTCCTGTTCCCGGGGCGTCGGAGCGCCCGTTACCATGGGTCGGGTGGGCGGGCGGAGATCCTCCGCATCGTCGAGTTCGGGTTCAAGGACGCCGAGTTTTCCGAACTCCTCGTAGATGCTGAAGAGGCGTTGCGGGACCACGACGTAATCCGTCACGGGTCCATGCTCTCGCCGTCCTCGTAGGCGCTGTACGACGCCGATGTCGAGGAGTTGTTGCACGTGCTCCTGCGCCGTCTGGCGGGCCATCTTGAGTTCGGACGCGATCTCCTCGATGTAATGCGGCTTCACGAGGAATTTGAGAAGGCCGAGGCGCTTGGCGTTGCCGAGCACTTTCAGGTAGCTCGCCAGGGCATCGATGCTGCCGACACGCGCCTCCTCGCCCGCTTCTTCGAGGCCCTCTTCCACGGGGATGGTATGGTTCCCGATTCATGAAGCCTTTGCCTAGGCGAGAAGGCCAGGCGCGGCGTTTCGGATGGCGCCACGCATCTCGGAAGCGTCCTTGAACCGGTCCTCCGGATCCTTGGAAAGTGCGCTTCGAAGGAACGTCTCGACAGGTTCCCCGTGATCCTTCACCGACAGGACGGGCTCGCCCTCGAGGATCAATTGACGCACCTGGAAATCGTCCTTTCCGGCTATTCGAAGGTAGAAACGTCCGGTGAGCGCCTGGTGGAATACGACCGCGGCCGCGTAGAGGTCGCTGCGGCCGTCCACGGCGAGCCCCCGCACCTGTTCCGGACTCATGTAAAGGAGCGTCCCGGCGACACCACCCGCCGTTATGCCCGTTGCGTCGGGGCGTGATTCCCGCGCCACGCCGAAATCGCCGAGCTTCACCGTCCCGTCCTTCATGAGGAGGATGTTCTCCGGTTTCACGTCTCGATGCACGATCGCCTTCGCGTGCGCCGCCTCGAGTCCTGAAAGGATCTGGTCGAGGAGCGACGTGGCCTCCGCCAAGCTCAGCCGTCCACGACGTTTGAGAAGCGAGTAGAGGTTTCCCCCGTCCGCGTACTCCATCACGATTATCGCCTCGTAGGCGCCCTCCGCCACGTCGTGGATCGCGATGACGTTCGGATGCTGGAGCGACCCGGCGAGTCGCGCTTCACGAAGCAGCATCGATGCCGCTTTCCCGCCGAGGCTCATCGTGCCAACGGCCTTGACGACCACCTCGCGGTCGAGCTTCTGGTCATACGCGAGGTAGGCCCTGCCATAGGCCCCCTCGCCAAGGAGCCGGCTCACCTTGTAACCGTCGAGGAGGACCGCTCCCGGCTCGACGCGCGGGGGCGCCTGCGGTTCGGGGGGCGCCTTCGTGCCAAGGTTCTCTCGGACCATGAACACCATGACCTGGTGCTCCGACTCGCTAATGCCGAGGCTTTTCCTCACACGTTTCACTTCCCCGTCGTCAAGAGGCGCAGTCTCCGCGATCGCCCTCTCGAGGCTCGCACGATACACTTCCAGCTTCCGTTGGCGGATGTAATCCGGCTCGTCCTTGACACCCGGAAATAGGGCGTTCCCGACGGCGTCGCGCGACATCCATGTCGTTCCCGCGATTAGCGTTCCCACGAGGATGGGCGGTCCGGCCATGTCGATCCCCGCCCCGCTCGCCGCGTACGCCAGCGAGCCGAGCGCTCCAAAACCGATGGCAAGCCCAGCGATGCCGGGGCCTGCAAGGCGTTTCAGGCGAAGGTCGAGGTC
This is a stretch of genomic DNA from Euryarchaeota archaeon. It encodes these proteins:
- a CDS encoding S8 family serine peptidase gives rise to the protein MAGTTGEKLKWASGWLEFVQEMPNTVGRAGVAMRAVLWALIIVGPLMAGCVSTDAPVEIQLVPEATTASNLKPVVIAVLDTGVAPYHEIFAQSYDPGRSATVRGLAAQTWGPVPAVDLQIGPGDDGTFTNRLESDKAVWATLRNETLYYFNGTNVFGYSMPSTFNPPFPHSSVSASEQVPVLDEDGHGTVMASIIASAGAIVVAIKIPNAYYENQQEVTRNTARALDWIANQTWIDFVSYSFGVRGNPPTPWDAEMLSGIKNVGAKGKLFFTASGNEPSTVITSGAQGPPEAIAVGAFHNASHGDRPDTGKQMDYVSDYVMWVIDPHSRAGWNWNSGTSLSAPYAAGTAAAILLELRRATPDRSLSAAEIRNALNVSAKYWRASDWQEKITNYSDPGDGVFLGGSAPILPTPWVQMGWGYVGPEIVPAAVAYLKGESTPPPKPAEAIQYMETTYALREAYWAQRGDLAS
- a CDS encoding FHA domain-containing protein, producing the protein MEEGLEEAGEEARVGSIDALASYLKVLGNAKRLGLLKFLVKPHYIEEIASELKMARQTAQEHVQQLLDIGVVQRLRGRREHGPVTDYVVVPQRLFSIYEEFGKLGVLEPELDDAEDLRPPTRPMVTGAPTPREQDLPRLTIVHGMRIGSTMTLSGNGPWLIGRDPNSGVCLDYDPFVSTRHAEVRRVPGGFEVADLYSSNGTYVDWKRLPRGAVQKVDNGTVVRTGKTILLFRKP
- a CDS encoding serine/threonine protein kinase, which codes for MTSADAVLAFASGVPLVVLGAILLTIRPARRDQFFFGSFAVLWGVQVSSANLGRVLESAQVHSTSYLLSFAVMPAAFLFLTHFALRREKGLVALVVPVTAGIVALAGTVALLFDPPLVVAAVGERQGPPATTLGPLAFPLFIAPFYAVFFVALVAMYRRYRMSGAGSPRKRYRGLVLALALFTSYVTTRNLLVSIDPPETILVAGAPSPLPITVFFALGLLVVSGLLVHLLLRPPPPEERDIGLVAAFVVPGAVAAIESLLVPSAVAFDTAGLWRLATVGALVYTLARHQLFDLDLRLKRLAGPGIAGLAIGFGALGSLAYAASGAGIDMAGPPILVGTLIAGTTWMSRDAVGNALFPGVKDEPDYIRQRKLEVYRASLERAIAETAPLDDGEVKRVRKSLGISESEHQVMVFMVRENLGTKAPPEPQAPPRVEPGAVLLDGYKVSRLLGEGAYGRAYLAYDQKLDREVVVKAVGTMSLGGKAASMLLREARLAGSLQHPNVIAIHDVAEGAYEAIIVMEYADGGNLYSLLKRRGRLSLAEATSLLDQILSGLEAAHAKAIVHRDVKPENILLMKDGTVKLGDFGVARESRPDATGITAGGVAGTLLYMSPEQVRGLAVDGRSDLYAAAVVFHQALTGRFYLRIAGKDDFQVRQLILEGEPVLSVKDHGEPVETFLRSALSKDPEDRFKDASEMRGAIRNAAPGLLA